One genomic region from Salvia hispanica cultivar TCC Black 2014 chromosome 2, UniMelb_Shisp_WGS_1.0, whole genome shotgun sequence encodes:
- the LOC125203604 gene encoding splicing factor YJU2-like, whose amino-acid sequence MGERKVLNKYYPPDFDPAKIPRRRQPKNQQMKIRMMLPMSIRCGTCGNYIYKGTKFNSRKEDVVGETYLGIQIFRFYFKCTKCSAEMTFKTDPQNSDYIVESGASRNFEPWRAEDEETEEEKKKRNAEEMGDAMKSLENRTLDSKREMDILAALDEMKSMKSRHATVSVDSMLEALQRSNEQKERKLLEEEEAYIKAVFQGQKKAPFVRRIDDEDIDDDSDEDLEFFSFDGVGSSSRPSKRTKVSDEDPSKPTDILTEKSGSEGSNIQGKAGVDGASDGGKPVSKTSSIKFSIIKKSIPQSSTIGPEKGQQDAEPAAATSNVLQSLFQQYGSDED is encoded by the exons ATGGGGGAACGGAAGGTTTTGAACAAGTACTACCCGCCGGACTTCGATCCGGCGAAGATTCCGCGGCGGCGCCAGCCGAAGAACCAGCAGATGAAGATACGAATGATGCTTCCGATGAGCATCCGTTGCGGCACCTGCGGGAATTACATTTATAAGGGAACCAAATTCAATTCTCGCAAAGAAGACGTAGTCGGAGAG ACCTACCTAGGGATTCAAATTTTTAGGTTTTATTTCAAGTGCACTAAATGCTCGGCTGAGATGACCTTCAAGACAGATCCTCAGAACTCGGATTACATAGTTGAATCCGGTGCTTCGAGGAACTTCGAGCCTTGGCGTGCAGAGGATGAAGAGacagaggaagagaaaaagaagaggaatgcTGAAGAGATGGGAGATGCAATGAAGTCTTTGGAGAATCGAACATTAGACTCGAAGAGAGAGATGGATATCCTTGCTGCTTTGGATGAAATGAAATCGATGAAG TCACGGCACGCAACTGTGAGCGTAGATTCAATGCTGGAAGCTCTGCAGCGCTCAAATGAGCAGAAG gaAAGAAAGCtattagaagaagaagaagcttaCATAAAAGCAGTGTTTCAG GGTCAGAAAAAGGCTCCTTTTGTTCGAAGGATCGATGATGAAGATATAGATGATGACAGCGACGAAGATTTGGAGTTTTTCTCTTTCGACGGTGTGGGATCTTCATCTCGTCCATCAAAG AGGACGAAGGTGTCTGATGAAGATCCTTCCAAACCAACAGATATTTTGACAGAGAAGAGTGGCAGTGAGGGTTCCAACATTCAAG GTAAAGCTGGTGTTGATGGGGCTTCTGATGGTGGTAAACCTGTTTCGAAGACTTCTTCCATCAAATTCTCGATAATCAAGAAATCCATACCACAATCCTCAACTATAGGCCCGGAGAAAGGACAGCAAGATGCTGAACCCGCTGCTGCTACCAGCAACGTACTCCAATCCTTATTCCAACAGTATGGAAGCGATGAAGACTAG
- the LOC125204132 gene encoding F-box/kelch-repeat protein At1g80440: protein MDSDLIPGLPSDLGLDCLIRVPHTEFSSVASVCRRWKREIQLPEFWRRRKASGLTRRVVVMSQARVDPTRDLSARKFAAVPSYRLTLCEPETGLWAELPPIPGCPDGLPMYCQLVAVGLSLVVMGGWDPDTWRASPAVHVYDFVRAAWRRGADMPGGERLFFACASDGAGTVLVAGGHDGEKCALRSALAYDVARDAWRAAPDMAAERDEAKGVWRGGAFHVVGGYPTNAQGRFEASAESFDVAKWRWGPVLEDFLEPGACPRDCVDGGDGRMVTCRGAELVAWEGSAWRVVAELPCHVRSTAYVAAWPGKVVVVGSERFGEPYNVFVFDMKRCKWERVEAEDGFKGHVQSGCCIEL from the coding sequence ATGGATTCGGATCTTATTCCGGGTCTCCCTTCGGATTTGGGTCTTGACTGTTTAATTCGAGTTCCCCACACCGAATTCTCCTCCGTCGCATCGGTTTGCCGGAGATGGAAGCGGGAGATTCAGCTGCCGGAGTTCTGGCGCCGCCGCAAGGCCTCCGGGCTGACCCGGAGAGTCGTGGTAATGTCGCAGGCCCGGGTCGACCCGACCCGGGATCTCTCGGCCCGCAAATTCGCTGCGGTCCCGTCTTACCGCCTGACGCTTTGCGAGCCGGAGACGGGTCTGTGGGCGGAGCTCCCGCCGATCCCGGGTTGCCCCGACGGGCTGCCGATGTACTGCCAGCTCGTCGCGGTCGGGTTGAGCCTCGTGGTGATGGGCGGGTGGGACCCGGACACGTGGCGGGCCTCGCCCGCCGTCCACGTGTACGACTTCGTCCGCGCCGCGTGGCGCCGCGGCGCGGACATGCCCGGCGGCGAGCGCCTGTTCTTCGCGTGCGCGTCGGACGGCGCGGGGACGGTGCTCGTGGCGGGCGGGCACGACGGGGAGAAGTGCGCGCTGCGGTCCGCGCTGGCGTACGACGTGGCGCGGGACGCGTGGCGGGCGGCGCCCGACATGGCGGCCGAGCGGGACGAGGCGAAGGGCGTGTGGCGGGGCGGCGCGTTCCACGTCGTCGGGGGATACCCGACGAACGCGCAGGGGAGGTTCGAGGCCAGCGCGGAGTCGTTCGACGTCGCCAAGTGGCGGTGGGGCCCGGTCCTGGAGGACTTTTTGGAGCCGGGCGCGTGCCCGAGGGACTGCGTGGACGGAGGGGACGGGAGGATGGTGACGTGTCGGGGTGCTGAGCTGGTGGCGTGGGAGGGGTCCGCGTGGCGGGTGGTGGCTGAGCTGCCGTGCCACGTCAGGAGCACGGCCTACGTGGCGGCGTGGCCCGGGAAGGTGGTGGTGGTTGGGTCGGAGAGATTTGGGGAGCCTTACaatgtgtttgtgtttgaCATGAAGAGATGTAAGTGGGAAAGAGTTGAGGCAGAGGATGGATTCAAAGGGCATGTTCAATCAGGATGTTGCATTGAACTATAG
- the LOC125203079 gene encoding histone-lysine N-methyltransferase ASHR2 — MSHHSNSPIQMVQLENRGRALVSSKPLKAGEILLKESPILLYSALPSTAAANYCSHCYRTIASQSTTTLSCPNCSAASQFCSSQCQSAALSTSHTPFVCSALRRLSAADSPLLLHHHHDRLIQARFLIAAYNLAIASPPKFQTLISLQGDALADDSSVFLHSVISTICQLPNSGELGFSVELTAALLAKDKLNAFGLMEPFDQGKQRSVRAYGLYPTASFFNHDCLPNACRFDYDSASEFSNTDITIRVIHDLPAGREICLSYFPVNFKYVERQQRLKEDYGFVCDCDRCKVEANWSDDEEEGEGEMDHNDGDDDMDEDDEEGDLETTDCGMDKEGEDDSFPHAYFFVRYMCSVDNCGGTLAPLPPVDNRPSTVMECNVCGSFSKCED, encoded by the coding sequence ATGTCTCATCACAGTAATTCTCCGATTCAAATGGTACAATTGGAAAACAGAGGAAGAGCATTGGTCTCCTCCAAGCCGCTCAAGGCCGGAGAAATCCTCCTCAAAGAATCCCCAATTCTCCTCTACTCCGCCCTCCCCTCAACCGCCGCCGCCAATTACTGCTCCCACTGTTACAGAACAATCGCATCCCAATCCACAACAACCCTCTCTTGCCCTAATTGTTCCGCCGCCTCCCAATTCTGCTCTTCCCAATGCCAATCCGCCGCTCTCTCCACCTCCCACACCCCTTTCGTTTGCTCCGCCTTACGCCGCCTCAGCGCCGCCGACTCTCCGCTCCTCCTCCACCATCACCACGACCGCCTCATCCAAGCTCGGTTCCTCATCGCCGCGTACAATCTGGCAATCGCGTCGCCGCCCAAATTCCAAACCCTAATCTCACTCCAAGGCGACGCCTTGGCCGACGACTCCTCCGTTTTCCTACATTCCGTGATTTCGACGATTTGCCAGCTGCCGAATTCCGGAGAGCTAGGGTTTTCAGTCGAATTGACGGCAGCGCTGCTAGCGAAGGATAAACTCAATGCCTTTGGGCTGATGGAGCCTTTCGATCAGGGGAAACAGAGGTCTGTTAGGGCGTATGGCCTTTACCCAACGGCGTCGTTTTTCAACCACGATTGCCTCCCCAATGCGTGTAGGTTCGATTATGATTCTGCCTCCGAATTCAGCAACACCGATATTACAATCAGGGTGATCCATGATCTCCCTGCAGGCAGGGAGATCTGCCTGAGCTACTTCCCTGTCAATTTTAAGTATGTGGAGAGGCAGCAGAGGTTGAAGGAGGATTACGGTTTCGTGTGTGATTGTGATCGCTGCAAAGTCGAGGCTAATTGGTCtgatgatgaggaagaagGGGAGGGGGAAATGGACCATaatgatggtgatgatgatatGGATGAGGATGACGAGGAGGGTGACTTGGAGACGACGGACTGTGGCATGGATAAAGAAGGTGAAGATGATAGCTTCCCTCACGCGTATTTCTTTGTGAGATACATGTGCAGTGTAGACAACTGTGGGGGTACATTGGCCCCTCTGCCTCCTGTTGATAATCGCCCGTCTACTGTCATGGAGTGCAATGTTTGCGGTAGCTTCAGCAAATGTGAGGACTGA